CAGCCAGGAAAGGCCAGGGTCCCTGGGGGCATCAACGGAGGCAtctgcacccctccccccacgACCTCCTGCCAGACGCGACCCGGAACCAACTCCCCGCATCCCCGGCTCGGCAGAGCCCCCGCAGCCCCACCACTGGGTGGGGATGCATGTCGGCCGGATCGCGGGCCCCAGAACCCCCAAATGGAGGCCAAGGCTGGAGGGTAACAGACAGAGGATCGGCGGGGCCGGGCCCGGACCCCCGGCGCCGCGCGCAGGAGAAGGAGACCGAGGAGGGGGCGCAGGGGAAGCGGGAGGGCGCGCGGGGGGTGCGAGCAGGGTCCGGGGGGCGCGCGGTGGGTGTGGGGGGCGCCGGGCTCACCTACCTCTCGTCAGCGCCGCCATTGCCGGTCACATGACTGAGGCTGTTGCTGGGATGACGGTCTGGGCCTTAGCAACAAGGGCGGGGGGGAGACCCCGAGAAGGTGTGTGGTGGGAAGAGTTTGCAGGGGGTGCAGACTGAGGaagagggaatgaaggaggatGGCACCCCCTTTCCCCTCCCAGGTGATAATCACCGTTTCCTTTGACCCCCTTCCATCCACAAGCCCCTGCCTTCCGCCCCAAAACAGAAATGGAGGCGCCGTCCCAATCTTTGGAGGCGGGGGTGGTGTCGTGGAGCCCAGGGTAGGAGGTTAAATCCCTTAGAGACGCTACCCTTCTCGCTTTCTCCTCCGGAGAGGGGCCGTCTCCCTGTTCTTTGCCAGCCAGCTGCGTGGCAGCTTCTGGAAGCTGGTGGCAGATGGGTGGGTGAGGAGTGTCGGTTTAGGTAGGTGGGGAAGAGGGGGCAATTTTTCTATGATCCTTTTTCTAGAAAGGCCTTTGAGGAATTAGGAGGTAGGAAGAAGAGTCATGGTAAAAAGCATTggttctaaaaaataaatccagGACTAAGACCTTTCCCTTCTTTATTGCTTGCCTTTTCCTAGATTGTTACCTTCTGTCAAACCTGCTCTCAGATGGGTATTGatctctgatttttctctttacacTGAGGCTGGTGCAGAATGAGAATGTCCCCAAAAATGCCTTGGAGTGATGGTATCAAGTCTATGGTTGAAACAGAGTTAAAAACTCACAAAGCGAGGGGGGTGGGAACAGACCCTCTTCTGCTTCCCACATCAGAGCCAGCAGTCTCCGCCCCCAGTCCAACTCACTTCCCTGGGGCCACATCAAGCCAGGTTTTTCCAACGGTCAGAAGACCTCCTTGGCCAAACAGTACTGGATGGATTTCTCAGACTGGCAACAAGTTCTGCTGATCCACCCACTTTCTTCACTCCCTCTCCAAGCTGGATGGCTGGTCACTTCCTTCTTTACTTTCCCAGGACCCTGATGTACTCTTCCTGTCCTCCACACAAAGGACATCTTTCCCAGGAAGCCTGGGGAAACACTGGATTCCTTCTCCTTTAGCTCCTGTGTGCTTGGTGCTGTTAAGACTCGCTCACCTTTAGAGATGTGAATGTGATCTAGCCCAGAACCCTGGGGAAagtggagggtgggggggggCACATCACCTCATTTGTCCCTGGCCCCCCTGTAGCTGACTCATGCAAAACTGGGGAATGTCTTCCATTCCCATGCACACTCCTTGCCACCTTTTAAGCTCACAGCCATCTATCTTGAAACCCACATCCTTAGGGACCCAACACCTTAAAGATCAGAGTTCTTTACTTGTCACTACACCCCTAAGCCCAGGCTTCCAAAAAAGAGGAGTGGGGGAGAAAAAGAATTTCTTTGAAGGAAACTGAgttcaataatttattttccttatagTGACAGCAATGGGAGTAAATACATGAgatctttttattaataaaacaaaaaaagatgaaaaacagaagcaacaaatgaaaaccataatGCTTATGAATACATCAGCCAGAAATGGGTCAGAAAACCCATTTCTAAACAAAGTTGCTGGTGTCATGGAGTTTTATTGCATTCAACAAGGGAAAGGTAGACGGTGGAATGAAAAAGATTCATGAGGCTCCTGCCAGGAAAATTTTATAGGGGCTCCAATCCTCAACCGGGGACTCCTCGTTACTTCCTTTGGAGAAGATGGAGGGGCAGGAGGAATTCTCCTTTATGACCTCATGACTTCTTATGAGACAGATCAGTCCAGTCAGATACAGAGCAGAGTCTTTGTATCCCTAGAGGCCACTTGCTGGTACCCCATCTTTGTGTTCCAGAGAAATGCAGAAGCCTCAGGGGAGATGCAGGATCACAAGAATGGCTGCCTGAGCCCCAGAGGAATTGTGGGGAAGGGAACTATCCCAGCTCATCAGGGTCCATTGCATTCTGAGAATATCATGCATCAGCTCAACTCTCTTTGGAGAGAGCTGGGTGACTGAGTTATGGCTCTGACTCCTCTCTGGGGGTGGAGAGTGAAGATGACAAAGAGGGCCATCTGTCCCCTGGGAGACACAGTAGCAGTTAAGATGGACAGAAAAGAACAGAATAACAAATCCAACTGGGAAAAGGGTTTGAGaaggggcaggggaggaagggGCATACTTTCAGGGAGTGGAGGACGCTCCCCCATGTGAGACTTCCATTCTCTTGAGATGACCAGGGTTAACCCAAGTAGAGGTATTCCCTTCTGCTGGGACTAAAACCTCCGGGATGGCTAGACATGAAGAAAGGAAATTCAACACAGGGAGTGAACCTTACTCCCTTGGCTCATccgtccagcctccagaactgaccACACCCCCACTGAAGGGATCTGGCCCTAGGAAGGATGTGAGATCCTGGTGAAGAGCAGCATTAGTCAAACAGCTTCACCCAGGATTCAACACTGTGGCCATCTTTAGTGAGGGTAGGTGGAGTGAGGGAAGAGATTGGAGTAGTCAACCCTCAACAGAGACTTCCAATTCCCTAAATAATCACAGGAGTCCTCATAGGTCCCACCTCCACAAGCTGCCAGCCCACCAACCACTCTCCACCCCAGCTGGGTAAGACTGGCCATATcctaatgtgtgtgtgcatgctggcACCCACATCTGTAGTGTCTTGAAAATCTTCCATCTCAGGGCCTATTAGGAAGGAAGCATGCCACAACAAGTTCTATAAAGTTATCAGCAAAATTCAGATACTCTTAGTTCATCCCACACAGCAAAGTGCATCCAGAGTAAGTTGCTTGAGCCAGGTCCATCTGTCCAGTCAGGTCTTGAAGATGGCCAACAACccccttcccccagctcctcctctgtTATGGAAAACAACAGGACATTTTACAAAGATCAAGGCACTTGGGAGAGAGTCGATAGTAAACACTCTAATGAAGCAAGCGACTTGGtggggaaaggaaagagggaagggagaaaagggaaggaaggggagggaaaaCAATGTATCGGTATTTCTGAGGGCCAAGAAGAGCCTACTCAACAAGATGGAATTATTTGGATGGAAGCAGACTGTAGCCTGAAGTtagcaaaagaggaagagaagttaGTGGCCAAAACATCCACAATTCCCCCATGCCTCTCAGACCCCAACCACCGGACACATAGAGCAGCAGTCACCATGAACTCAGGCAGTCTCTTAGGCAAAGATGTTGGTAATAAAATCCAGGAATCGCTTAGCATATTGCTCAGGATGGACAGTAGAGATCTCTGCCCCCGCCTGTGAGAGGAAGGTGTGGAACAGAGTGTCAGTCCCCACAGCCCTCCCCcgctccctgccctccccttcttcccACTCCCAACCATTTCCATACCCAGCCCTTCATCCTTCTGCCACCCCACTGCTCTGGCACAAGAGGCTCTTGAATAGTCAAGACAGGAAAGGAAAGGCTTCAGGGAACCCTCACCCCATGCTTGACAGTTTTGGCTGCGTGAGCTGCTTTCTTCTTGGCATCATACTGTGTCAGGATGTCAATGAGGCCCATAAAATATACCTCCTTCTGAGGGGCCCCTGGGGAGAGAGACCAGCGATGAAGACCAAGTATAGTCCCAATTCCCTCCCCTCAGGAACCAGTCAGATTTCTTCTGAAAAGCTAACCAGCCTCTCCATCCACCACCCTGGTCTCTGTCCCCCAGGGACTACCCTCCCTGCCCTTAAAATTTCCAGACTCTCTCTCACCTTCAGCACTCCGGATGGCATAGACATCGATGAAGGATTCAAACTCTCCAGGGCCCAGGGGCCGGTGGGAATGGATGTAGCCGCCGATACCCTCAGGGGAAGTGCCATAGGAGCCCACCGGAGCGGGAGGCCCAGTAAGGCCACAGTCCCCATCCCCCTCTGACTCCTCCTCCCGCACCGGCCCGTCCTCCTCCGGCTCAGAGCCCCGAATGATGTCGTGGATACCCAGaagaaggctgtagtccatgatcTTCAGCTGCACTAGGAACTGAGACCCCACTGGCAGGTCAGAACCCCCAGGTGGCTTTCTCCATTCCCATGTACCACCCTTATACCTCCCTCTCTGACTATCCAGGGCCCTCCTGGGGAAAGGAAGTGTAAATACGGAGGGTTGGGAGCATACCATTGCCCTTTATTGCCTAAATATCCTGGTATCTCAGatcattgttttttaaagaattcttttaaGATCATTCTTTCAGTTCATACCAGCCACCCCCTCCAAAGGTCACCTCTAGGTTTTCatgaaagtcaaagttgctcagtcttgtccaactctttggggccccacggactatacagtccatggaattctctaggccagaatactggagtgggtagccagttcccttctccagggtaccttctcaacccagggattgaacccaggtctcccacattgcaggtggattctttaccagctgagccacaagggaagcccaagaatactggagtgggtagcctatcccttctccagcagatcttcccaacctaggaatcaaaccagggtctcctgcttgcaggtggattctttaccaactgatcagggaagcccaaatcccCTATAGGCAGAGAGCCCCAAGGGAAGGGGATGAGTTCCCTCATATTGTAAATGGACAGCTGCCCAGGGGGaagcaaaaaacagaagcaaagtcATTTCCCAGAGCACCCCAATCATCACCTCCACATCTCTCTTTAGCTTCTCTAGAAAGACTTTCTTCTCCTCTTCACCAATATAAACTTTCTGGTTCTTGTTGAGAAAGTCCATATCCTTAAGCGTGGGCAGTTCCTTAACCTGAGAACAGGTAAAGGGACATCTTGGGAATACAGTCCTCCCCTACCATCTCAGCCAGTGAACCCTGCTCTATGTAGGGCTCAGTCTCTCGCTCTGGGGCCCCTAGGGGAGAGGGGCCACCCCTCTCACTTGACGTTACACTGGGAGGCTGCCCAGAGTCTGTTCTTGCCTCTAGTGGTGACCCCAGACTTAGTCACTGCATCTGTATCCCAAATCACACCCCACTACTTTCTACCTAGGGTTTTCAGTTCACACATTCCATtctgacttttctttcttcttcttaagCACAGACAGCTGGCTTGAATGAAAGCTCAGAATGGGAGGTGGTCGGTGAGCATTTTGCTCTTGAAGTCTGGCATTTTCACCCATTCCCAAATCCAAGACGGTGACAAAAAGGCCCTTCCCACTGCCCCTTCCAAaaagtccctggatcaggaaaagtttacatttctcttttttggtGGTTTAAGATAAGAATTAATATCCAAGGATCCCTACCTCTTTATCCTAAGAAGATCCCTTTCAcctaccctcccccacccctcacacCCTGTCATCTAGAATTATATCACCTTCTCCTTATCGCTGGCTTCCCGGGACACTAGGGAGCCCTGTGGAGAGATCCAAAGACCAAGTCAGCAGAAAAGGCTAAAGGAACAGTCGGAACCTACCTCCTAAGACAAGTCCTCGAACCCACAgccttctttcctttaaaatgaaTCATCCAGTGCCCTCCCTGGCCTTTCCCCGCCTCAGGCCATCAGGAGTCTCCCCATCGCCTCCTCTCCTTACCTTGAGGTCATACTTCCTGTGCACAGGAAGACGGTGGCTAAACATGTTGCGCATCACGAGCATGTAGCTGTCTTCACTGTCCACGCTAACCCGGTACATCCCCAGGAACTGGGGCAGCAATGTGTTGCCATGACATTTCACAATGTACTGgggtaggagggagggaggaagcaggaGAGATGAACAGCTCAGGGATGGGAATTCAAGTGCTCCTATTCCATAGGGAGCCACAAAACTTCACATAGACAGGTTATAGGTCAGAAGTGGTGTGGGGCTTTCTGAAGATGCCCCAGGTTATCCAGGCAGTTTCTGAATCCTCATCTCCTCTGATTTATCCCAGATGTATATTATCTCTTAAAGTGCCTTCTCTCCTTTGATCTTTATCATTCTTTGAGATGGGGAAGGTAGGTGTTGTTATCCTTGTTTTTGACCCTCTTTATTCATAGAACCAGGAGCAGAAATTACATCAACAGAATGATTTTACCTAGGCTAATATTTCTTGGTGGGCTAGATTCCCACAATAAAAACGTTTGCATGATGGCCTGTAATTTGGATTCCTAAAAAAATCCCCTTTTAAGTGCTACCATCTCTGTGTTGCTGCCTTGTTCTTCATAGCCAACCTTCTCAGAAAATTAGTCAGCTATCAGTCCATTTTCTCTCATTCATACCTCAAACCAATGAAATCAGATTATACTCTCATTTCTCCTCGGAAATTTCTCTATTCTTCACTGCCTCAAATCCCTCAGTTGCCAACTCAAACAGGCATCTTGTCATTGTCATATTTCAACTGGCTGGCACTTGATACTACTGACCAGCCTGAGCTCCCATCACACCACTCCTCTGTCCTCAAATCCTATGTGGAATGAAGTAGGGCATAAATCATTAACAGCATCCAACAGCTCCAACCAAGAAGACCCAAATGTGGTGCTGGCCCTTGGggcttcagcctcagcctcacCGGTCACATGAGGGTAGGAGCTCTCTAGATTTGTCCCCTGGCAAGGACTTCTGGGGCAGAGCTGGGGACCAAGgcctgggggaaggaggaaaaacaaCCACAACAGAGTCTCTGGGCAGCAGTGACCACGTGGCCTTACTTggtccccatctcccctcctcttttccttccttgggGTCGTGGTTGTGGGTTTAGAGAGCCTGGGTAGTCTAGTCACTTGGAGGAGCAGAAGAAAAGGTTTTTGCTCCTTTAAACCTGATGGGAGAGGCCATTTGTATTTGGAAAATGCTCTGTATGTTGGGGACTGCCTGTATTTGAAGATTTATTAAATCTTAGTATCCTATTCTCAACCTCCAAGGTGTATTGATAAATTACTAGTCTGtattttttaaaccttaaaactttttttatgtGCATTTCACGTCAACTTTTTTGTAGAGCTATATCAAAAACAACAAACCTGGCCTCACATCACAGTGTACCTCAGAGAGGAGCATTCTGTTATTTTTACAAGGCAGGAGTTAGTGGAGCTGTTGAATTAAACTTGGcaatcatgtttaaaaaaaaaaaaaacatccctTAGTCTCTTTTATGGACTCTTTACTTGCCTAAGTTTCTGTCCTCAACCTTCTTTTCATTTCACTCTACATTTCCATAATCTTATCTATACTCATGGTGATAAGTACCATCTACTTACCTGTAGCTCTGAAAtctagactataaagaaatctaaaATTAGAAAGATATTTGATTCTTTCTCCCGAACTCCATACCCCAACCACTCACAGGACATCTGTATCCGGATGAACTGTAGAAATCAGAAACTCAACACGCCTAAATCAGAATTGTCTTCCTTCCAAAGACCTGTTTCTTTTCCTGCTTCCCAACGGGGCACCCAGGAATTTGGAGCCCCTTTGCCTTAATTCCTGCAATTCTCCCAAAGGTCTTCCTTTCCACCTCCACTACCATCACCCTTCCAGGCCCATGTCATTTCTCACCTGGACTATAACACTTAACTTCTCACTGGTATCTCCACTCTCAGTATTTCCCCTCTATGATCCATTCTCTAAAATTCTGACACAGGGCTATTTCTAAATGACATATACATCACTCTGCTGCAAACCACCTTTCAGGATAAAGCCCAAACTCTGTGTGGCTTATAAAGCCCTCACTGCCTGGCTCCTGCCTAACTGTCCTTACCTCAATACCTCATCCTGGTCGCACTGAATTTCTTGCAGTTCCGCAACATCAAGCTCATTCATGGCTCTGTGCCTATACAAGTGCTGCTTTCCTTTGCCTAGAGTGCTCTCTTCCACCATGTCCAATGCCTGGTCCCCACTAGTCATGCATGAATCAACTCTAGGATACTCCCTCTAAAACCTCTCCTTGAGCCTGCCAGATACACCCCTTGCTCCAGGTGAGCTGGGATGCTCTTCCTCTACCCACCCAGAGCATTCTCTACATACCTCCACTGCCTGCACACATCGTGTCGTGTGTTTAACTAATGCTAGCTTACCAGTCTCTGCCATTAGAACAAGAGATCCTCAACGGCCACGGCCATTTCATTCACctctttctttactgtctgacatAGGACCTAATAACAACAGACATAGGTTAGCTGTTGAATAACCAAAAACTCTTTTAGAGTCTTTCATTTATTCCTTGCTCATTGATTTTGGTGAGATTTTCCTTCAGTAGAAAGATATTCAGGTCTTTTTTATTCCCAAAATATTCCAGAAACTTCATATTCCAAATTCATCTGCTCAGACAGAATAGCTTCCCTAATCTCACTTAGGGCTGGTTATGATCATGGCTTCTTCCCTCCAATCTATCCCAATGGTATAATCACCGTGGTTTTCTCCCCAAACTGCATTTATTCCTGATAGTACATCTGATGTTGGCACTTCGTCTAACTCTGACTTAGTCTGAAATTTATACTTTGCTATTCACGTACCCTTTTTGTATCTATCAATTCACAGTGGCTTTAGATTAGAAGCACCAAATGAGAAGG
This window of the Bos taurus isolate L1 Dominette 01449 registration number 42190680 breed Hereford chromosome 5, ARS-UCD2.0, whole genome shotgun sequence genome carries:
- the PIP4K2C gene encoding phosphatidylinositol 5-phosphate 4-kinase type-2 gamma isoform X1; this translates as MASSSVPPTAVPAATAAPGAGFGFASKTKKKHFVQQKVKVFRAADPLVGVFLWGVAHSINELSQVPPPVMLLPDDFKASSKIKVNNHLFHRENLPSHFKFKEYCPQVFRNLRDRFGIDDQDYLVSLTRSPPTESEGSDGRFLISYDRTLVIKEVSSEDIADMHSNLSNYHQYIVKCHGNTLLPQFLGMYRVSVDSEDSYMLVMRNMFSHRLPVHRKYDLKGSLVSREASDKEKVKELPTLKDMDFLNKNQKVYIGEEEKKVFLEKLKRDVEFLVQLKIMDYSLLLGIHDIIRGSEPEEDGPVREEESEGDGDCGLTGPPAPVGSYGTSPEGIGGYIHSHRPLGPGEFESFIDVYAIRSAEGAPQKEVYFMGLIDILTQYDAKKKAAHAAKTVKHGAGAEISTVHPEQYAKRFLDFITNIFA